The genome window CCGAATCCTTGTTTCAGCCGGGGCAGCCCTCCTGCTCCTGGCCGGAACTGTTTGCGCCCAGGGCCCGGTGACCCTGGCCATCAACACGTGGCCGCCCTATATTGAAAAGGACTCCCGGACAAGAGGCCTGGCCACCGAGATAGTGCTGGCGGCCCTGGAAGAAGCGGGCATCCAGGCCAAAATCGAGATCGTGCCCTGGGCCCGGGCCCTGGACGGGGTCAGGCACGGCCGGTTCACGGCCTCCTTCCCGTGGTACGACACGCCCGAACGACGCACCTACGCCCTGTTCACCTCCCCCATCCTGCACAGCCGCAACGTCTTTTTCTACCGCAGGGACCGCCATGAAAAAGTGAACTATGAAAAGCTCACGGACCTCCATGGATACAGCATTGCCGGAATGCTCGGCTATTTCTACGAGCAGGAGTTTGCCGAGGCCGAGCTGAACGTGCTCTACGTGAAAAATTCGAAGATCGCCTTCACCATGCTCCAGGCGGGCCGCGTGGACCTGGTGCCCCAGGACGAGATCGTGGGCTGGCGGGAAATCAGGACCCTGTTCCCCGAAGACGCGGACCGCTACGCCACCACGCGCAAGGCGCTCCGGGAGGCTCCCGGATACATGATCATCTCCAAGAAGGATCCCGAGGGGCAAAGGCTGCTCGAGGCCTTTGAAAAGGGACTGGCCGCAATCAAGCAGTCCGGGGAATACCAGGCAATCCTCGACCAATACCAGGACCAGGGCGTGGAGGGACCATGACCGCCACGGGAAAGCTGTTCCGGCCGCTCTGCCTGGCGCTCCTGCTGATCGCAACAATCCCCTTCGCGGCCCACGCCTTTGAGCAGCCCGTCACCATTGCCGTGAGCTATTGGCCGCCCTACCTCGAAAAGGACGACCCCACCCAGGGCATGGCCTCCGAACTGGTGGTCAAGGCCCTGGGCGCATCCGGCATCAAGGTGCGATTCGTTTTCGTGCCCTGGGCCCGGGCCCTGGACGGGGTCAGGCACGGAACGTTCGCGGCCTCCTTTCCCTGGCTGATCACCTCGGAACGGCAGAACTTCGCCTGGTTCAGCCAGCCGATCATGCTCATGCGCTATGTTTTTTTCTATCGCCGGGACAAGCACAAGCGCATCACGTTCCAGACGCTTGAGGAACTGCGCAGGTACTCCATCGTAGGCATGCTGGGATACTACTACGAACGCCCGTTCCTGGAGGCGGGGCTCAACGTGGACTACAAGCTCAACGGGGACATCGCCTTCCGCATGCTGGAGGCGGGCCGCGCCGACCTGCTGGCCGAGGACGAGGCCGTGGGCTGGTACCTGCTCAAGAAAGACTACCCCCAGGCCATCGACATCTTCGCGTCCACCCGGCCCTTCATGGTCATGCCCGGGCACCTGATCGTTTCCAAAAAGCTCCCGGACGGACAGAAGCTTGTGGAGGCCTTTGACCGGGGGATGCAGATGCTGCAGGGAACAGGCGAATACGAACGAATCGTGGGGCGCTACCGCGCCAAGGGGGTGCCGGAGCCTTGATCAGAGCCCTCAGCGTCCTCCTGTTTCTCTTCCTGAGCACAGTGCCTGCCATGGCGCAGGAATCGGTCACCCTGGCCGTCGACATCTGGCCTCCCTACGTCACCGGGCAAGGCGACAATGAGGTCGGCGGATTCGTCACGGACATCGTCAGGCAGGCCTTTACCGCCACCGGAATGAAGACCGAAATATCCTTCTCCTCCTGGAAGCGCTGCATAGAGGGAGTAAAACACGGGGAATTCACGGCCTCCTACCCGTGGTACGACATTCCGGAACGCCACGAATTCGCATTGTTTTCCGAACCGATATGCCGCCTGCGCTACTCGATCTTCTACCGCAGGGACCGTTTGGGGGAATTCGATTACCAGAACATTTCGGACCTCAAGGAATACACCGTTGCAACCTTGCGCGGCACCATCGGCGAGGTGCTGCTCAAGGAAGCCGGAGTGAAAGCGCTTTACCCGCTGACCCCGGACCTCTGTTTCCGCATGCTTATGGCGGGCCGCGTCGATATCGTCGTTGAAGACCTGGCCGCCGGCAGGGCTCTTATCCGCAACGACTATCCGGACATGATCGGCAAGATCGCCACGGCAAAGAAGCCCCTCAAGGATGATCCGGCCCACCTCATCGTTTCCCGAAAGAACCCCGCCGCACAACATATCGTGGAACGGTTCAACAGGGGCCTGGAAGTGCTCCGG of Salidesulfovibrio onnuriiensis contains these proteins:
- a CDS encoding substrate-binding periplasmic protein; amino-acid sequence: MTATGKLFRPLCLALLLIATIPFAAHAFEQPVTIAVSYWPPYLEKDDPTQGMASELVVKALGASGIKVRFVFVPWARALDGVRHGTFAASFPWLITSERQNFAWFSQPIMLMRYVFFYRRDKHKRITFQTLEELRRYSIVGMLGYYYERPFLEAGLNVDYKLNGDIAFRMLEAGRADLLAEDEAVGWYLLKKDYPQAIDIFASTRPFMVMPGHLIVSKKLPDGQKLVEAFDRGMQMLQGTGEYERIVGRYRAKGVPEP
- a CDS encoding substrate-binding periplasmic protein, which produces MIRALSVLLFLFLSTVPAMAQESVTLAVDIWPPYVTGQGDNEVGGFVTDIVRQAFTATGMKTEISFSSWKRCIEGVKHGEFTASYPWYDIPERHEFALFSEPICRLRYSIFYRRDRLGEFDYQNISDLKEYTVATLRGTIGEVLLKEAGVKALYPLTPDLCFRMLMAGRVDIVVEDLAAGRALIRNDYPDMIGKIATAKKPLKDDPAHLIVSRKNPAAQHIVERFNRGLEVLRESGEYDMILKSYDVQELGKGQTRNSIIMH
- a CDS encoding substrate-binding periplasmic protein: MNPTKLLFRILVSAGAALLLLAGTVCAQGPVTLAINTWPPYIEKDSRTRGLATEIVLAALEEAGIQAKIEIVPWARALDGVRHGRFTASFPWYDTPERRTYALFTSPILHSRNVFFYRRDRHEKVNYEKLTDLHGYSIAGMLGYFYEQEFAEAELNVLYVKNSKIAFTMLQAGRVDLVPQDEIVGWREIRTLFPEDADRYATTRKALREAPGYMIISKKDPEGQRLLEAFEKGLAAIKQSGEYQAILDQYQDQGVEGP